One Glycine max cultivar Williams 82 chromosome 1, Glycine_max_v4.0, whole genome shotgun sequence genomic window, TTTCTAGGGTCCCAAACTTTGGTCTTCATCTACATAGACAGAAGAAAAAGGGAAGGAAGTAGTCAGCATGCAGAcatttttcaagtaaaaaacaaattttattacaCCAATTTCCACTGTCTGTTTCTTTTCTTCGGTTTTCTCCGGTTACTCTTTGAGAATCAGTAGTTGCAAAAATCAATAAAGGAATGATATTCTTTTTCCTGAAAAAGGAAACAAGGAGCTTAATATGTGGCATACCCATACCAAGTATTAATATGCAAAGTTAAGAATGATATAATTCATATTGTAACGTTATAGCCTTTCTCCAAAACACTTATTACTTGCTTCAAAACTTATTCCAAAGTTTCAAAAGGACAGTATTATTGGCTCAAAATTAGTGTAGTGGCTCACGAAGTTGCATAACCGCTAAAAGTGTCTAACAGTATAACACTAACGCATCACGCTAAACTTGTAAGATAATTCAAGTTGAATGAGTCTTGCACGATAACTAATTAAGCAACTGGCAAGAGGTACGTGATACTTAAGATAAGGCCataaacatcaaagtcattatGTGGAAATAATACATACAGGATTAGATAAAGCCGTCTGACAAATTAATATGTCACTCTCTTGAACTGGCCAAACTAGCTAGACTAGAGAGGTGCCCAAGGTGTTCGATTTACCAGACAAGTGATCACATGCATGACTAATAAACTCTTCAAGACTTGAACGCAAAAGCAAAAAGTGTATTGAGTATACTACTGACCGTTTCATAGTTTCATTACGGGGTGTTTAGTCCGTTAGATATCCATGTTACTGACCCTACTTTAGTTTTACAAAGGGAATaccaaattttataacttatttcaaaagataaataagaagaaagattttttaattttttatggatCTCACAACTATACAAATTAAAGTTTTCCGCAAAAGTGTCTTCCAAGCAACAcaatttattattctatttttcttttattcatatccctcttatttgtaatttttttcccaCCTTATAATCCAAATAGtatgaatataataatatgGTGTGCTTGAGCATGAGCCAAACTTTCGTAACTTCAGTGAAAAAGAACATGGGTTGAGGGACCATGTAATGCGACCCACAATTATGGCTCAATCACTGGAAGCTTGACTAATTAAGGCACATGCATGACCTTTCTCTGCTGACACTGCATTGATGCCAAGATTaccaaataatcaaatatttttttaatgataaatccATAACAGTTGGTGCCCCAGTTGACACGTCAAACTCATCCTAGTGTAAATAATGTCTATAAATTAATCCTTTCTTCCACGTCCAATTTGCATCACCCCTCCTTCGTTCCCAGTGGCcaactttctttaatttctctcttttactcATCCTAATTAAACATGATGCACACCATGTTTGCGTGCCTCAATAAAATAGTACAAGAACAACTCAAAGTCAAGAAGGCAGTGTACAGAGATGAGTTAATAACCAAAAAGAAACCTCCAACTCTGCCAAGCAAGGCAGTGAAGAAAAGTGTCCGTTTTGCGGACTCAGACCCTTCCATATTTGGAGAAGATCACAATGAGAAGAAGTTGGCGAAAGGAAGGTGTAGTGGAGGTGATGAATTAGGAGGAATTAGAGTGAAGCTAAAGATGACAAAGGATGAAGCGGCTCGGTTGCTATCAAAATGCAAAGAAGGAGGAGTTCTTGAATTCAAGGATGTTGCTCGTGAGCTTGTGGCCCTCCCTCTGAACCGAGTTAGTGTTGTGTCTGTTTTACACGAACGATAATTAATGATCCATTTCTCAAGCTCTAGCTTACTCCTACCTGATCAAtatgttcaagttgtaatattAGTGAGcgagattttcagaaaactatatatatatgtagcaGTGTTCTCTATCTAGGAAGACTGCTAAATATTCTATAGTTTTATGCTAGAGTAGACTATGAGAGGGTGAAGTAAATTCGTGCATGTAATTATGTATGATAGTGAATTTTTACTCATATTACATAAGAAAGTTTGTTAGTCCTAGCCTTATGTACAAGGGTATATTAGAGTTATACAAATTATAGATGAGATCGATACAATAGTTATTGGGAAGTCGGTTATACACTTGCTGGCTTTATAAAAACTCTATCTATTGTGTTcttgtaaaataagttttatcatCTAAATACAATTCTATTTCCAGTTCTGTATATATATCTTCTCTCTTTTTGCCGTGTTTACTGATATGATATTAGAGTTTTCTCACTTTGAATTTTTCTACGActtctttcatctttttcttctatgaaaatacaatattattttatttttggtttcgaTCTCATTTTCTCTTGTCTCTTGGCCCTCCTTccgtttttctttttattttttgttttttttgttttcctggCTTTAGTTACATTACATATATGCAATCTATGGACACactaatttttagaaaaatcaacttaaaatataataaataatattaaaaaaatgtttctcagcttttttttataagactcaTTATTATAGATAAAACATAGAAAGTCGTTGGCGACATATGTACCTCTCGTAAAACT contains:
- the LOC102660531 gene encoding uncharacterized protein; this encodes MMHTMFACLNKIVQEQLKVKKAVYRDELITKKKPPTLPSKAVKKSVRFADSDPSIFGEDHNEKKLAKGRCSGGDELGGIRVKLKMTKDEAARLLSKCKEGGVLEFKDVARELVALPLNRVSVVSVLHER